Part of the Propionispora vibrioides genome, AGACGAGCGGACGAATATTGGTGGCGGTATTGTTAACCATACTGAGCGTGATTGGTCTGGCCGGTTGTGGCGGCACAGGCGGTGCCTTGGATAAACAAGCGGGCAATAGCCGGTTTGCCATCCGGATCGGCGCCGATTCATCGCCTTTTTCCTTTCAGTTTCGCGTGGCAAAGGCCAAAGGATTTTTTGAAAAATACAATATTGACGCCGATGTACAAACCTTTTCCTTTGGCATTGATACCATCAACGCCTTAATTCTTGATCAGGTGGACAGCGGCCAGGCGATGGACTATGCCCTGGCCAGCCGGCTGGGCAAAGAGAGTGATCTGCGGATTGTCTCCTACATTGCCACACCGTCACTGGATGGGTCCTCGCTATATGTGGTAGGTCCGGACATTAAAAGCCCGGCCGATTTGACCGGCAAGCGCATCGCCGCCCAAAAAGGGACGGTCAATGAATACGTTTGGGCGCAAACCTTCAAAAAGTTCGGCGTAGATCCCCAATCGGTGCACATGCAGTATTTTGGTTCCAATGCCGAGATGCTTGCCGCCGTTCAGACCGGCAAGGCCGATGCGGTCTGGGGTGATAAGTCAAACAAAAGCAAAATACTGGAGATCGCAGGCATCAGAGAGCTTGGTGATTATCATCTCATTGATTTTGAAATGAAGGGCTATCTGGCCTTTAAAGACCAGTTTGTCAAAGCGCACCCGCAGGAAGTGGAGAATTTCCTGAAAGCCTTAAACGAGGCTTCCGAATACATTGCCCAGCATCCTAAAGAAACGGCGGACATTGCTTATCAGGATTTGAAGCTGCCCAAAGAGGATGTGCTGAAGACGCTGGAAACCTATACCTATCATATCCGTTTTTCCCAGGACGATTATGACCATATTCAGGACATCGCCGCCTGGTCCTATCAAAACGGTTTGATAAAAAATTCATACGCTGTCCGGGATTACCTGGCGCTGGACCCCCTGCGCAAAGCTTTGCCGGAAACAGTTACTTACAGCGGAAAGTGAAGGGATTGTTATGCGGGACTTAGCCATTCATATTGAGCACTTGTCAAAAAGCTATGAAGGGTCCGGCCGGGAGGCTGGCCGGCCGGTGCTGGACAATATCAATCTGGAGATTATGCAGGGCGAGTTTCACGTACTGCTGGGCTCCAGCGGCTGCGGCAAGTCTACCCTGCTCAATATCATTGCCGGATTTTTGCCCAAAACAAGCGGCACGGTCAATGTGAACGGCAGGGAAGTGGTCCGGCCGGGCCGGGACCGCGGCGTAGTCTTTCAAAATGCCGATGCGGCCATGTTTCCCTGGCTTACGGTAACCGAAAACGTGGAGTTCGGACTGCGGATGCAGGGCGTTGAAAAAGAAAAGCGGCGGGCCATCGCCCAGGAATATCTGCAACTGGTGGGTTTGTCCAGTCATGGGAGCAAATATCCCCACGAGCTTTCCGGCGGGATGAAGCAGCGGGTCCAACTGGCCCGTCTGTTGGCCAACGACTCGGCTATTCTGATTATGGATGAACCGTTCGGGGCTCTGGATGCCCAGACGCGAAAAATTATGCAGCGGGAGCTGATCCGGATCTGGGAAAAGACGGCCAAGACCATTGTGTTTGTCACCCACGATATTCAGGAAGCGCTGCTGCTGGGAGAAAAAATCAGCATTCTGGCAGCGTTCCCCCAGACCGGCATTGTGAAAACCTGCCGGGTTGAGTTTCCCTATCCCCGCCGGGAGACGGATCAAGCGTTTATTCAGCAATATCTGGAGCTGCTGGGGTATTTTGATTTCGGAGGAGGTATTTAGCAGTGTTGGGCAGAGCAAAGGGGTATTCAGTAGAACTGGCTGTCATGGAGGAACAGGGAGCGTCACCGATCGGTACTGGTTGGAAAAAAACGCAGCAGTTGGTCCGGTTGCTGCGGCAAAAAGGGGTTTTGACCTGGCTGCTGCTGGCGGTTTTGTGGAATGGGGTGGCCCTGTTTTATCCCCCGTCTTTTTTTCCCGGCATCGGCCAAACGGTGGTCGGGTCATGGGAGATCATTCAGGACGGCACCTTG contains:
- a CDS encoding ABC transporter ATP-binding protein encodes the protein MRDLAIHIEHLSKSYEGSGREAGRPVLDNINLEIMQGEFHVLLGSSGCGKSTLLNIIAGFLPKTSGTVNVNGREVVRPGRDRGVVFQNADAAMFPWLTVTENVEFGLRMQGVEKEKRRAIAQEYLQLVGLSSHGSKYPHELSGGMKQRVQLARLLANDSAILIMDEPFGALDAQTRKIMQRELIRIWEKTAKTIVFVTHDIQEALLLGEKISILAAFPQTGIVKTCRVEFPYPRRETDQAFIQQYLELLGYFDFGGGI
- a CDS encoding ABC transporter substrate-binding protein; the protein is MAKRVKETSGRILVAVLLTILSVIGLAGCGGTGGALDKQAGNSRFAIRIGADSSPFSFQFRVAKAKGFFEKYNIDADVQTFSFGIDTINALILDQVDSGQAMDYALASRLGKESDLRIVSYIATPSLDGSSLYVVGPDIKSPADLTGKRIAAQKGTVNEYVWAQTFKKFGVDPQSVHMQYFGSNAEMLAAVQTGKADAVWGDKSNKSKILEIAGIRELGDYHLIDFEMKGYLAFKDQFVKAHPQEVENFLKALNEASEYIAQHPKETADIAYQDLKLPKEDVLKTLETYTYHIRFSQDDYDHIQDIAAWSYQNGLIKNSYAVRDYLALDPLRKALPETVTYSGK